A genome region from Eurosta solidaginis isolate ZX-2024a chromosome 2, ASM4086904v1, whole genome shotgun sequence includes the following:
- the LOC137239415 gene encoding uncharacterized protein isoform X1 has product MEVEEISENKIATNDKAPERLIKESTTEIIAGGAVFYNPVQEFNRDLSISVLNVYSKRLIREREAAAHKNPQNTKERNNANDKKPYTAGGVKYDDGLRILEALAATGLRSISYAKEVAGVREIVANDLSKVAVDSISVNMRHNGVEHLIVPSEGDAIKATTPAKEPVSCQRFSLDVEDVDQHESNVAVSGNAMNKLFEMEDENKSNHANTIKRIPYNFSTKASCDETIFECQQQRTSDESFMALEKMCDKTASDPNSTLFKYIHSENKDMVKEDAKKRSADGNYFKIPCKQELQEIDEEAQSLQRLLHDLCVQEQHQLDNETPLKSIDVTLLEDIEAPSKMWDSTIVGDTTLQTSPLKMVKLLRPSTILEENCEDQSNSSLGGDDASSHISFQSAQKGSETSATTSFKKKGFTYTLNLRRHIRTHTGGKPYKCEYCECTFAVSDPVLSHLLTYTSGQKYS; this is encoded by the exons atggaagttgaggaaatatctgaaaataag atcgctacgaacgacaaagcacccgaacgtttgatcaaagaaagcactacagaaattattgccggcggggccgtattctacaatccagtacaagaatttaatcgtgatttaagtatttcagtacttaatgtatactcaaagcggttgataagagagcgggaagcggcggcgcataaaaatccgcaaaatacaaaggaaagaaacaatgctaatgacaagaaaccatacacggctggtggtgtaaaatacgatgatggactgcgaatattggaagcgcttgctgcaacaggtttacgtagcataagttatgcaaaagaagtagcaggcgtgcgtgaaattgttgcaaatgatctatctaaggtggcagtagattccattagcgtaaatatgcgacacaatggagtggaacatttaattgtgccaagcgaaggggatgcaat aaaggctaCAACGCCTGCTAAAGAGCCGGTATCTTGCCAACGCTTTAGCTTGGATGTAGAGGATGTGGATCAACACGAAAGTAacgttgctgttagcggaaatgcaatgaacaaactatttgaaatggaggatgaaaataaatccaaccatgcaaacactataaagaggattccttataatttttcaactaaggcatcttgtgacgaaactatatttgaatgccaacagcaacgtacgtctgatgaaagttttatggctttggaaaaaatgtgtgataaaacagcatccgatcctaacagcacactatttaagtacatacatagcgagaacaaggatatggttaaagaagatgctaaaaagcgcagcgccgatggaaactattttaaaatcccttgtaaacaag aactacaagaaatagatgaagaagcacaatcactgcaacgtctattgcatgacttatgcgtacaggagcagcatcaattggataatgaaactcctttaaaaagtattgatgtaacactactagaagatattgaagcgccatctaaaatgtgggactccacaatagtgggcgataccactttacaaacttcacctttgaaaatggtgaaacttctcagaccatctactatactagaggaaaattgcgaagatcagtctaatagttctttgggtggtgatgatgcatcatcacaCATAAGCTTTCAAAGCGCTCAAAAAGGCAGTGAAACTTCAGCGACAACAAGCTTTAAAAAAAAAGGCTTTACCTACACTCTAAATCTACGCCGTCATATACGTACTCATACCGGTGGAAAACCATACAAATGCGAATACTGCGAATGCACCTTTGCTGTAAGCGATCCAGTGCTGTCGCATTTACTTACGTACACATctgggcaaaaatattcatag
- the LOC137239415 gene encoding zinc finger protein 10-like isoform X2 produces the protein MVFQCTGCDTYTLQPMGIVKSKISDKGNAEEKFGIPTGPNVNTNCAHCGDKHHMGGPLWSHPIHDPTFVEELLQIIEEKPLSDLDTTSFKRKATTPAKEPVSCQRFSLDVEDVDQHESNVAVSGNAMNKLFEMEDENKSNHANTIKRIPYNFSTKASCDETIFECQQQRTSDESFMALEKMCDKTASDPNSTLFKYIHSENKDMVKEDAKKRSADGNYFKIPCKQELQEIDEEAQSLQRLLHDLCVQEQHQLDNETPLKSIDVTLLEDIEAPSKMWDSTIVGDTTLQTSPLKMVKLLRPSTILEENCEDQSNSSLGGDDASSHISFQSAQKGSETSATTSFKKKGFTYTLNLRRHIRTHTGGKPYKCEYCECTFAVSDPVLSHLLTYTSGQKYS, from the exons atggtatttcaatgcactggttgtgatacctatacgctacagcctatgggtattgtaaaaagcaagatctcagataaaggcaatgcggaagaaaaattcggtataccaactggaccaaatgttaatacaaattgtgcgcattgcggtgataaacatcat atgggcggtccactttggtcgcatcccatacatgatccaacgtttgttgaagaattgctacaaatcatagaagaaaaaccgctaagtgatttggacacaacgtcgtttaaaag aaaggctaCAACGCCTGCTAAAGAGCCGGTATCTTGCCAACGCTTTAGCTTGGATGTAGAGGATGTGGATCAACACGAAAGTAacgttgctgttagcggaaatgcaatgaacaaactatttgaaatggaggatgaaaataaatccaaccatgcaaacactataaagaggattccttataatttttcaactaaggcatcttgtgacgaaactatatttgaatgccaacagcaacgtacgtctgatgaaagttttatggctttggaaaaaatgtgtgataaaacagcatccgatcctaacagcacactatttaagtacatacatagcgagaacaaggatatggttaaagaagatgctaaaaagcgcagcgccgatggaaactattttaaaatcccttgtaaacaag aactacaagaaatagatgaagaagcacaatcactgcaacgtctattgcatgacttatgcgtacaggagcagcatcaattggataatgaaactcctttaaaaagtattgatgtaacactactagaagatattgaagcgccatctaaaatgtgggactccacaatagtgggcgataccactttacaaacttcacctttgaaaatggtgaaacttctcagaccatctactatactagaggaaaattgcgaagatcagtctaatagttctttgggtggtgatgatgcatcatcacaCATAAGCTTTCAAAGCGCTCAAAAAGGCAGTGAAACTTCAGCGACAACAAGCTTTAAAAAAAAAGGCTTTACCTACACTCTAAATCTACGCCGTCATATACGTACTCATACCGGTGGAAAACCATACAAATGCGAATACTGCGAATGCACCTTTGCTGTAAGCGATCCAGTGCTGTCGCATTTACTTACGTACACATctgggcaaaaatattcatag